A window from Acinonyx jubatus isolate Ajub_Pintada_27869175 chromosome E1, VMU_Ajub_asm_v1.0, whole genome shotgun sequence encodes these proteins:
- the ST6GALNAC2 gene encoding alpha-N-acetylgalactosaminide alpha-2,6-sialyltransferase 2 isoform X1, producing the protein MGPPRGPLCWLLLLLTAACSGILLALYSSAVGPYPGPRSGARNATWSGTFFGREVSTAGTRKSPRCRHPLSLAIQKHPHFRALFNLSTPVLLSGGLFAQELWDSLSQYKAPYGWQGLSFQAINSTLSLLNDSESSKLFAASGKPLSNCVRCAVVGNGGILNGSRQGLNIDAHDYVFRLNGAVIKGFEKDVGTKTSFYGFTVNTMKNSLISYGNLGFTSVPQGQDLRYIFIPSDIRDYVMLRSAILGVPVPEGPDKGDSPARTAGTAAGPAPPPSACSPTCPTTARAAPSTSSTGPRPQTYFGPEASAGKFKLLHPHFVGYLRERFLKSKLMNTNFGDLYMPSTGALMLLTALHTCDQVSAYGFITSNYWKFSDHYFERIKKPLIFYVNHDLSLEATLWKDLHKAGILRLYQR; encoded by the exons gAACGCCACATGGTCTGGAACATTCTTTGGACGCGAGGTGTCAACCGCCGGGACGAGAAAG AGCCCGCGCTGCCGACACCCGCTCTCTCTGGCCATCCAGAAGCACCCCCACTTCCGGGCCCTGTTCAATCTCTCCACTCCAGTGCTGCTCTCGGGGGGCCTCTTCGCTCAGGAGCTCTGGGACAGCCTGAGCCAGTACAAAGCCCCCTATGGCTGGCAGGGGCTCTCCTTCCAAG CCATCAACTCCACCCTGAGCCTCCTGAATGACTCCGAGAGCTCCAAGCTGTTTGCCGCCTCCGGGAAGCCGCTTTCAAACTGCGTTCGCTGTGCAGTGGTGGGGAATGGAGGCATTCTGAATGGTTCCCGCCAGGGTCTGAACATCGATGCCCACGACTATGTCTTCAG ACTCAATGGCGCTGTGATCAAAGGCTTCGAGAAGGATGTGGGCACCAAGACCTCCTTCTATGGTTTCACTGTGAACACAATGAAGAACTCCCTCATCTCCTACGGGAACCTCGGCTTCACGTCTGTGCCACAAGGCCAG GACCTGCGCTATATCTTCATCCCCTCTGACATCCGTGACTATGTGATGCTGAGATCGGCCATTCTGGGTGTGCCTGTCCCTGAGGGCCCTGACAAAGGGGACAG CCCCGCCCGTACCGCGGGCACCGCCGCAGGCCCAGCGCCTCCCCCCTCAGCCTGCTCCCCCACTTGCCCTACGACGGCTCGGGCCGCTCCGTCCACTTCTTCCACCGGTCCTAGGCCTCAGACCTATTTCGGACCAGAAGCCTCTGCCGGGAAATTCAAGCTGCTACATCCACACTTCGTCGGCTACCTGAGGGagag GTTTCTGAAATCAAAGTTGATGAACACAAATTTTGGAGACCTATATATGCCGAGTACTGGGGCCCTCATGCTGCTGACAGCTTTGCACACCTGTGACCAG GTTAGTGCCTATGGATTCATCACAAGCAACTACTGGAAATTTTCTGACCACTATTTTGAGCGAATAAAGAAGCCACTGATCTTCTACGTCAACCACGACCTGTCCCTGGAAGCCACCTTGTGGAAGGACCTGCACAAGGCCGGCATCCTCCGACTATACCAGCGCTGA